Proteins from one Malania oleifera isolate guangnan ecotype guangnan chromosome 4, ASM2987363v1, whole genome shotgun sequence genomic window:
- the LOC131153860 gene encoding serine carboxypeptidase-like 20, which yields MRKALCEFLFCSILTFVILWDAFIVEGAPQGSQITNIPGFKGTLPSKHYSGYQTIDGNAVKNLFYYFVESEGNPKIDPLVLWLNGGPGCSSFDGFIYEHGPFNFQAGETKDKLPTLHLNPYSWSKVSNIIYLDSPAGVGFSYSTNRNAYTTGDVQTALDTHNFLLQWFKEYQEFQANPFYIAGESYAGIYVPTLAIEIVKGIQAGAKPIINFKGYMVGNACTDDYFDGYSYIPFAHGMALISDAIFEDVLAACGAAYYNITSRNCERQLDKVDTIIDGLNIYNILEPCYHNPDANGNSSLPSSFKELGRTDKPLGVRKIMYSRAWPFRALVPQGIVTLWPQLVSSDSVTVPCVNDEIATKWLNDAEVKKAIHAENSIHWVLCTNRINYSHDTGSMIDYHKKLTTQGYKALVYSGDHDMRVPFTGSQAWTESLGFKVVDEWRPWWSRGQVAGYMQGYDHNFTFLTIKGAGHNVPENKPIESLDFYSRWLEGKPI from the exons ATGCGTAAAGCCTTGTGTGAGTTTTTGTTTTGTAGTATTTTGACATTTGTCATACTTTGGGATGCCTTTATCGTGGAAGGAGCTCCACAAGGATCTCAAATCACAAACATTCCTGGCTTCAAAGGCACTTTACCCTCCAAACATTACTCAGG GTATCAGACCATTGACGGGAACGCGGTGAAAAACCTTTTCTACTACTTTGTTGAGTCAGAAGGGAATCCAAAGATTGATCCCCTTGTTCTTTGGCTTAATGGTGGACCTGGTTGCTCCAGTTTTGACGGATTTATTTATGAGCATG GACCATTCAACTTCCAAGCAGGAGAGACTAAAGACAAGCTCCCTACACTGCATCTTAATCCATACAGTTGGTCTAAG GTTTCCAACATTATTTATTTGGATTCTCCTGCTGGAGTTGGCTTCTCCTACTCGACAAATAGAAATGCTTACACTACTGGTGATGTACAAACTGCCTTGGATACACATAATTTTCTCCTTCAG TGGTTCAAAGAATACCAGGAGTTCCAAGCCAATCCATTTTACATAGCTGGAGAGTCTTATGCAGGAATTTATGTGCCCACCCTCGCTATTGAAATAGTCAAAG GAATTCAAGCTGGTGCAAAGCCCATTATCAATTTCAAG GGTTACATGGTGGGAAATGCATGCACGGATGACTATTTTGATGGGTATTCTTATATCCCCTTCGCACACGGGATGGCACTAATTTCAGATGCTATTTTTGAG GATGTTCTTGCTGCTTGTGGAGCAGCCTACTACAATATTACGAGTAGAAATTGCGAAAGACAACTTGACAAAGTTGATACT ATTATCGATGGATTAAACATCTACAACATCCTTGAACCTTGCTACCATAATCCAGATGCAAATGGAAATTCGAGCCTACCATCTAGCTTCAAGGAACTAGGGAGGACAGATAAGCCTCTTGGTGTGAGAAAAATAATGTATAGTCGTGCATGGCCTTTTCGAGCGCTAGTGCCGCAAGGCATTGTAACACTATGGCCTCAACTAGTTAGCAGTGACAGCGTTACAGTCCCATGCGTA AACGACGAGATTGCAACCAAGTGGTTGAATGATGCAGAAGTTAAGAAAGCAATTCACGCAGAG AACAGTATCCATTGGGTGTTATGCACGAATCGCATAAATTACTCCCATGATACTGGAAGCATGATCGATTACCATAAAAAGCTTACCACGCAGGGATACAAAGCTCTTGTATACAG CGGTGATCATGACATGCGTGTACCATTCACGGGAAGCCAGGCATGGACTGAATCACTTGGGTTCAAAGTTGTGGATGAATGGAGGCCGTGGTGGTCAAGAGGACAAGTCGCTGG TTATATGCAAGGATACGACCACAATTTCACCTTTCTCACTATCAAG GGGGCTGGGCATAACGTTCCAGAGAACAAACCGATAGAGTCGTTGGACTTTTATAGTCGTTGGCTAGAGGGAAAGCCAATTTGA